The Colius striatus isolate bColStr4 chromosome 13, bColStr4.1.hap1, whole genome shotgun sequence genome includes the window AGCCCTAAGACAAGAGAAGCCACAGATACTCATCTTCCTAGTACAGACAAGTAATCCAAGCCTCACAAAAGCTACTTTAGACTTAGgaattcaaaacaaaaagcagggcttcagtTTCATTAAAGCAGCACACTGTGCAGCTCAACTGCCCTCAGGAACATTTGCAAAGGGTCACAATCACAATCTCCTCCTTTAAGGTGTCCTTCCCACTCCACTGCTGCCCGTTACTCCTTTTAGACCCTTCACCTATTAAAACCTACCATCCAGCCAGCAGGAATGCCTGAAGCCACTGTGGCTGACCCAGTCTGTGCATGCTCATCAAATTTGTCTGCAGTGATAAAGTCAACAGGCAGAGTGATCTTCACACCATTCTTCTCTGCCTTGGCCATCAGGTCCTTGACAATTTTTGATCCCTCTTCATCAAACAGAGAGTTGCCAAtctaaagagaaattatttgggaaacagaagagagaggcGTTTGTTTTAGCTACGAGTCATTCCAGCAGCAAAGTCAAACTTCTCAGTCATTCTGGAAAGGCTGTTTTCTTCCAGCACCTGCCTAGACACAGGAACTCCATCTTTGCAAAGTGATTGTAAAGTAACTTCTCAGTGCTCCCTTGCAGAGTCAAAATAGCCAGTGCTCAACACCAGAATTTATAAGGCACATTCTGACCATATTCCTTACTAGAAGCAGACATAGAACTGCTCTTTACATACCTCCATGTTGTTGATCACTTTGAGGAAGGTGAATGCCATTCCACCACCAATGATCATCTCATTGACCTTATCCAACATGTTACTGATCAGCTGGATCTTATCCTGAACTTTGGCTCTggtgagagggagaaagaaaaacaatgaataaTGTTGCCACCTCCCAAAATTCCACAGTTATAACCAACTCTGTGGTAACCTTTAGCTAAGACAGCATGAAGCCTCACAAGGACTCCTGGGGTTGGAGCTGAGTTAGTCAACTGCTATTTGGTCATGGCAATATATTGTGGCACATCAAGGCCATTCTGAGAGAAAGATCCAACACAGGAGCTGTTGGGAGTAGGCAGAAAGGGAATGTGACAACATAGCAGGCCAGCATTAAACATCAGCTTACAAGAGCTCTATCCAGCCCtccatttgtttcctttttaaatataatCCCTGTTTGGCCTTTTAGAGCCTGATTTCCCCTGGCTGCCCagacaggcagagcagagggccCTGCCATTCATAACCACTATCCAGACTTTACTAACAGGCCTGATATTTTATCATTTTGGCTATCCTAGTTGCTGCTCTAACTTGAACATCTGATAAGGTAACTATCAGTCTTTCCCTTGCTGAAACACTTGCAGTTTCCATGAAAGGCAAAGTGGAACACTGAGGATAAGGTTAGCACTCACTGACAGATCACCTGCAGCTCTAAACCTTGCAAGGGTgctaatgaaaaggaaaaaaagcattgttCAGTAGAAGTAAGATCACAGAAATGTAAAACTTGATGTTAGAGCGCAATACTACTACTTAAAAAACCACACTGATGGGTGCCAAGAGCAGGAATAAGCCACATACTTGTGCCAAGAACAGGGGAATGTTTGTGTCCTGTTACAGACCTACAGTGCCAAACTGGGTAGATAACAAAAATCAGCAGCAATGGGAAATTACTGACTGACACGAGCAGTCACTTGGTTCTGCACCTTCAGGTCTCTttgcacaggagctgctggggaagagTAGAGTCCAGCTACAGTAGGTCAGCGTTGCATAATGACAGTTGGTGTCAACTGACACGTGCTGAGCTTGCAGGATGCCTGTACTCTGAACTGTGGAGGAAAGGTCACTGACAGTGTTTCAGGGCCATCATGTGTATCTAACAGatcttctgcttcctctgtACAGCAAACTGCTGTGGGCTACCTCAGTTTGGGGACTGTGAGAGGTCAGAAGACACAATGAGCAGACCATGATGGTATCATCACAGGAGCGGTCACAGCCAGCTCGCTGCTCTCTAATCCACTTGGGAATCTCAGGACTTACTGACAAATCTGAGCTGTGGATACAGCTAAAAGGAAAACGCTTGCTTGAACCAAGCCAAAATAACCCTTCATTTCTTAGACAGgagttgaaaagaaatacagagtgAGTATGTTCTTGAGTCTTACCCTCCAAGAATTGCTAAGAAAGGTCTCTCTGGGCTCTCCAGGGCTTTAGCAAAATAATCCAGTTCTTTCTTCATCAGGAAGCCAGCAGCCTTCTGAGGCAGATTGACACCTACCATGGAGCTgcagaataaaagcaagaagtgaggaaaggaaaggttttCTGTCAGTACAGGTCCAAACATCCCCAGGTCTCACAACATTCTCAAACCAGTTTTGGTTTTAtaaccaaatattttcattgctgCAGCAATGAGAAGAGCCACTACCTgcatgaaaacaaacacaagggGTTTGTTTGCCTGGTTGGATAGGATGGCTGCACATGCTTACTTTCTGAGATTGTTTTTGTTATTGATATTCAAGACACTGAGAGTGTTAACTAGTGATCCAAAATCCTGAGGGACAAAGCAGCACGGTGAGAGCAGAGATGTCATCCTGCAATAGCACTGGATTATGAAATCAAGCTCAGATTGGACCACTACAGTTTGCAAGGACACATATCTAAACAGTTACTAATCTTATGGAAATGAAAGCTGCTGTGAAGGCAGGACAATGTATACAAGTAATTTCTATCTCTTCAAAGCCTAAAATGTCAATTGAAGCCTTAAGAGTTTCAGTAGTCTGCTGTTCCCAGAGGCAAACTTGAAAGAGCATGCACTGTTGACAACTACCTCTACTAACTCTATTACTTTGGGAAGAAACACAGCAGAATGATAATGGAATAAGCCCAAAAGGAAGTTAAAACTCATTGGAGGTAAAGCTGCATGTGTTTCTGTGGCGGATATCACTCTGTAGTTCTGTctggggaaggaaaatggatACACACCTGTGAGCTCGGTGGGCAGTCCCAAAAGCATCATTGACGTACACATCTCCCAGCTTAGAAAGAGAGGCTCTGAAAGCCTCCACCTTGCCAGAATCAGCCTTTATCTAAAAAGAATGACAAATCTGTGTTATTCAGGTACACTGAGTTGATTCTGAAACTAAAGTCAAAGTCAGCAATTTGACTTGTAAacccaaagcaaagaaagatcAGCTGGAGGAACTCATTAGTTTATCCTGTGGGTCACTGTATTTCGTGTGTACTTTCCCAGTCCAGCAGAGATAACAAAAAGGTTCAGATGGTTTAAACTCTGGAGCACTGTCAACATTTTAGTCTCTCTCCAACAGATCTCCAGTTTTGTGTGGTGAACACAGGAAACAGAAAGGGTGTGCAGAGACAAGACAATGCCAAGATGAAACTAAACAAACTCATGCACGCTCACTGACAACGTGTGGTCTCCAAGTGCCACAGGTAAAAGGATGAGCTCTTAAAGGACTGATTTAGCAAATGCATTGGGGATTAGCTTAGAAATAGCCTGCACACTACAATAGGCTGCAGTGAAAGCAGCCAATGTTGTAAAGCTGGAGATAAACTTAAGTTTAGTAGGCAAGAACAGATGCATTTTGTTAAACAACTCTATGCTCTGAGCATCCTACCAAATCCTCGTGGGATGCTTTATGtagttcagttttctttctcaccATGAAAAGACAGCAGAGCTCACTTAAACAGTAAGTGACTGCGCAGACCTGGTTTACAGCCACTTGCTCTTAGAGAAGAGCCCAGACTGGCAGTCAGGTGACCAACTCTCCCAGTGCCTTCCACTTCACCACCCCATGAGAGGCCTCTGCTGGCACTCAGAAGTAACACCATGGGCAGGAATGCAGGAAAGTATGGCAGATGAgttcagcacagctctgggtgcCCTTTTATTCAACTCATCCTGAACAGAAGAGAAGCCAAAGGGACTACACAGATTATAGAATAACGCTGTCAGTTGCTCCTCCACTAGGTAAATTGCCTGGCTTTACATAAAGAGGTTGGGTGCTCCCGTGAGAACTAGTAACATCTGTAAGCACAACACAAAGAGCTCTGAATAAAGGAACCATTACCACTTGTTCTGCAAATTAAAGTCTtgcctctctcttctccctgctACCATATTGGCTTTCAGttcagagcagtggcacagagttCTAGCAGTGAACAATTCCAGACTTGTTCAATTTCTCATTGCCACCTGCAAAGGCCTTCTAGTTCTCTGGGCTATTTTTCCCAGCTCCAGGAGTCCTCTGTCAGCCCATAAAGGGCACCACACGATGCCACATTCCACTCCACACAATCTGAAAGAGCCAAGGGCTGCGTAAAGTCAACGGGGTCAGCGTCGCCAAGAAAAGCAGCTGTCTGGAGCAAGCTTCCTCCCTGACCTTCAAGAAAATGTCAGAGGTGCAAGGCAGCCTGATTCCAGATTACTACTCTTAAGAGCAGATAGGTTTATAAAAGGGTCTGATAACCCCCATGCTGCAGAATGTTTGAACATGATAAAACATTAGCAGAACACCATGAAGGAAGCGTCATTCTTATGGTCCCGAGGCAACAAACTACATCCCACAGCCTCTGGGTTTTGTGTCAGGCAGCCCAAAATAGAGTTTAAGCAGCAGCAACCAATTTCCTGCACAACCCTATTttgctcttttcccttcctatACAGACCAGACCACACCACAGAGTCATCTTAAGCTGTTTCATCTTGGAAATCCAATGCCTTTGACTCAGTGTTGCACAGCAGGGTAAAAGTGGAACTAAGATCCCTGACATCCTTCTGAGGGCAAATTCATAAGGGACATTTTAGACAGGCTGCtggcttcttggccatctgCAGCAAACAAGGTAGTAAGATCAGAGCAGACATGCACAAAAGCTAGACTTGAAGTCTCACCTTGTTCCCTGAAGcatccttccctttcccttcttcttctacGTGGAATCGGAGGTTCTCTAGCAGGATGATGGAGCCAGCTGCAGGATTAGCACAGGCCTTCTCCACCTCAGGACCAACACAATCCTTCAGGAACAAGACTTCCCTGCAAACACAAGATACACACTGCAATTCACCAGACTCttcctttcagaaaggaaaagcaagcatccagctctgctgagagagaGGGCTGGAAGCATGCTTGCTTGCTCTTCTACTTCACCTGCCCAGGAGTGCTTTAAGCTCCACAGCTACTGGGGCCAAGGAGAACTTGTCAGGCATGGGAACACCATCCGGGCGACCCAGGTGACTCATCAAAACCACCGACTTGGCTCCATGATCCAAGCAGTGCTTGATGGTAGGAACAGCTGCCTTGATTCTGTAATGGCAGAGAACAACAGATTACAAAGGATCCAAGGAAAGTTTACCAGGCAACCAGACTTAGTAACCACTGACACAAGACCCCTGGGAGTTGTCCCTCAAAAATGACAAAGAACACAAGGGCAGGACAATTAGTTAAGGAGTCCTCTCCTCAAAGACAGcagtaaaatgtgttttgtcacCTAAGTTGTACTGATTGCTTGTAACTAGGAAATGTCAAGGACATGCTTGAACATTAAACCAGCTTCCTGGTTtagtctgtgattctgaactCATAAACAAACAATGGGAATGCTGAGCAGGGAGCATATTGTGATGAACACACCTGCCATCTGCCTCCAAGTGACACACAAGCAAGACATGACATATGGTGTCACTGTTTCTAAACCCTGTGCCTTTGTATGATGTGCTGGAACAATTATTTTACCATAAGCCAAGAAGTTAACACAACCACAAGGTAACCAGGAGGCAGAAAGTCTTCTGGATACAGCCAACAACGCAGCAAGTTTTCACAGGCAGCCAAAGGGACGTGGCTGTGACATGTTTGTAACGCTTCAACAGCGTTTGACGTGTAGGATCTCTACAATTAAGAGACTCTTTCTGTGTGCtctccacagcagctgcagtgagaaGCAGCCTCGTAGTTAGCATCACCTGCTAATAGCTGCAGGGTTTTTAATTAACAGTTGCTGGACTTTCTCTGAGACACCTCTAATGTTTTTGTATAAGCAATGAGAGCTTAATCACAACAGTGTTAAAGGTACCACTAGCAGAACTGGGCTAAGATCAGAGAGAAAAGACTTTGGGGCTTCCATCTGGGCTGGAAATTAGCGCTCACCTTTGATTGTTGGTTATCTTGTGATCCTTCATTGGAACATTGAAGTCAaccctaaaaaaacccagaaataaaattaaacactCAACAAGTTATTTCTTTTATAAAGAGAGAGAAGCTGGCAGTAAAGGTGCTGCCTAGGAAAGCAATGCTATGACTAGAGCAAGATGTTTTAGCTCTGACTTTTACATGAGTTCCATTTTGAATTCAGGATATGATTAGCCATTTCTGTTCATAATAACAGAACACAAATAGGGAACACAACTGCTGGAATGGCTTATCAAAGCTGCGCTCCCAATACATCCTAACGCCGCCCGTAGCCGCGACAGCCACATCTTCCTGCTGGAGTGGGAGATAAAAGTGTGATTGAACACAATCACCAACCAGGAGCTCCCAAGGCAAAGGAAGCAAAGGATGGAAAGTGAGAGTGTGCTCTCTAAAAGATTTGGTTGGAAAACTGTGGCAAGCAGGCAGGCCAGAGAAAGCTGTCCAGTTATTGCCCGCAACTTTGAatttctgctctctgcagccaaGTGCTGTGGCTCATCACATCCCCACTGGAAAACCTGACATGGATCTAGAGTGTAgatgaagggctggaagggaggagTTTCAGCAGCCGTAGCTCACCAGCACACCTTGTGCCCACGCGCTGACTAGCGGCAGCAGGAAGCTGTGTTGTGTAACAGCAAAGGCAGAAATTACTCACGGAGCTACGGAGAGAACATGTAACCGACTGTAACAGCCACTTGGAACCAGGAAAGTGAAAGGTGGTGTTACAGCTTTACCCTTAATCATTCTCTATCTATATTAAAGACTAGCAAAAATTGGGAGGTTGCTTGAATCCTCTTGTAGCTTGCTCAGCACAAGAATTGGAGAGCAAGAACGACAAAAGCTGCCAACAAAACAGGAGTAGATGGGCAGAAAGAAATCGAACTGGCAGGCCCACAGGACAGCGGGATAATTctggaaaggggaaagaaaagcaccATTCTGATACTACTGttctaaaaggagaaaataaaagaacagtttgCTTTACAAAGCCAGTAGAGCTACAAAAGAAAGACCCAGCTCATCCAATTCTTCCCCACGGCAGACACCTGAAACCTGAGCTCCCCCTGAACCCTTCCTGCTCCCTATTCCTATCTCTCCTGAAGCTTCAATATTAGGACTGGAAGATAGGCAGGTTATGAGTGTGACAAAACTATGATGAATatgagaagggggaaaaaagggggtaTTGATTTTAGTAGCGCTGAGAGCACAGGATGACTCTTTTCAGGGAAAAGAGATGCAGGAGGGAAGTTCGAAGTTTGGCAACAGAATTGCAAAGATAGATTAACAAAGAGAGTTCAGTAACTATCAGAGACTAAGAGCTGGCTCACTCCTCTGGCAGTGCAAGACTGCTCTCTGATACAACTCGGAAAAGGAAAAACCAGTCCCATAACAACAACAAGAGAAGAATAATCAGCTGCTAGAAAGATGAAACGACCTTTTGTTGTTTCAGATTTAGGAGGTGCATGTAAATTCTGAACTGGCTCCTTCAGTACTCATTACAGGAGCTAGTTTCTGGTCATCAAATTTCAAGGTGAGAGAACAGAGGGAACCTGTCTGACAAACACTACAGGGAAAAGGAAGTTGTAACGTTGTTATACCCGCTCACTCATCGAGCACGGCAACGGACACGTGGTAGCCACGTTAAGTTCTTTGACCTTGGACAAAGAATCGCACAATAAACTGAGTGTTTTGAGTAGGATCTATCAAATGTACCTCAGTGCCCTTATCTCCCACTGCTTGGCAAGAATTCCAACAACAGGCTTCCAGTGTTCTGTAAATAAGCAATGAATTCCTATTTCAGGGCCTTGCCCCAGGCCGTGATGAACACCAGCGATTTAACTCTTGTTGCAGAGCATCACTGTTATTTCATTCGGGGAAATAGCCAGTCacattttaacctttttttttttaaactgcaacAATTTTTGGATGCACGGGAAAGAAAAACGGAGCTGTGGGCTCACAAATAAAAGCCTGGCAACTGGCTCGTTTTCCTCCGCAGGAGCCTGCGGGTGAAACACGTACGAGCAGAGTGACTTCTAAAGCTGAGACTCGGCATTCTCACACCCCCGTCGCGTCCATCACGTCTGCCCTCACGAGAAAGCGCACGCGTGTCTGCGACGGGGAACGGGAACCACGGGCTATCTACAACTGCCGGCACAGGGGGGAGAAAGAAGCCAAAACGAAACCAAAACCTCGCAGAAAAGACTTTGCCGGGCTCAAAACACGAGGCCGCCGAGGACAGCGATGacttgctgctctctgcagcgaGCAGTACGGGGCTGGGCATGGCCGGCGGGGCCCGGGAGGCCGCGGGCGGCTCCGCGCCCTCCGGCATCCCCGGGAGGGTTTCGCGTCCCCACACCCCGACCCCCGTccccttcccccgcc containing:
- the PGK1 gene encoding phosphoglycerate kinase 1, with protein sequence MSLSNKLTLDKVDVKGKRVVMRVDFNVPMKDHKITNNQRIKAAVPTIKHCLDHGAKSVVLMSHLGRPDGVPMPDKFSLAPVAVELKALLGREVLFLKDCVGPEVEKACANPAAGSIILLENLRFHVEEEGKGKDASGNKIKADSGKVEAFRASLSKLGDVYVNDAFGTAHRAHSSMVGVNLPQKAAGFLMKKELDYFAKALESPERPFLAILGGAKVQDKIQLISNMLDKVNEMIIGGGMAFTFLKVINNMEIGNSLFDEEGSKIVKDLMAKAEKNGVKITLPVDFITADKFDEHAQTGSATVASGIPAGWMGLDCGPESVKKFVEVVGRAKQIVWNGPVGVFEWDKFSKGTKALMDKVVEVTGKGCITIIGGGDTATCCAKWNTEDKVSHVSTGGGASLELLEGKVLPGVDALSNV